The following proteins come from a genomic window of Flavobacteriales bacterium:
- a CDS encoding TonB-dependent receptor translates to MKKYLLSLALCLFALTNFAQKKYTLSGYVKDNETGEYLIGATIYLKENLKGVSTNQYGFYSLTVDEGKYTVDYSFLGLTSQQKQIKLDKDIRINVALEPNAIVTSEVVIESEGADKNVQSTNMSQVKIDVKNIKKLPAFMGEVDVLKTIQLLPGVQSSGEGSSGFYVRGGGPDQNLILLDEATVYNASHLFGFFSVFNADAIKDINLIKGGMPAQYGGRLASVLDISMKEGNSKKFEVDGGIGLISSKLTLQGPIKKDTSSFILSGRRTYIDVLVNPLINDTSAFKGTGYYFFDLTSKVNYRISDKDRLFLSGYFGRDVFTFRNADRGFKFDIPWGNATASMRWNHLFNDRLFVNTSVIFSDYQFSFGAEQNDFEFKLNSSITDWNTKIDFSYLPNYKHNIKFGSHFTYHTFIPGSVTGRSGEVVFEPESIFKQYSNEGALYVSDDIEVTEDLKIQAGLRYSSFQFGGPVTVRNYFKNELTGDTANHHRHLEPRLSMRYKLNKSSSVKASYTQNYQYIHLASLSSVSLPTDLWVPSTKIVKPQYGRQFAVGLFKNWKDNKWETSIEAYHKKMDNLIEYKEGALPEDNTNTASDESFTFGDGESYGLEFFIKRRLGKTTGWLGYTISKTTRYFEELNNGIGFPAKYDRTHDLSLTATHELNENWVLSAVFVYATGNTLTPALDRYIIDGDIYTEFADRNSYRMPAYHRMDLSATYTKNKANKRFNSSWNFSIYNVYNRANPYFIYFDVEGDGNLTDGGLEPKAFQISIFPIIPSVAWNFNF, encoded by the coding sequence ATTGACCAATTTTGCTCAGAAAAAATACACGCTTAGCGGTTACGTAAAAGACAACGAAACAGGAGAATACCTTATTGGAGCTACCATTTACCTCAAGGAAAATTTAAAAGGCGTGTCAACTAACCAATACGGCTTTTATTCGCTTACTGTTGATGAAGGAAAATACACTGTAGATTATTCATTTTTGGGCTTAACTAGCCAACAAAAGCAAATCAAGCTAGATAAAGATATTAGAATTAATGTTGCTCTTGAACCCAATGCCATCGTCACTTCAGAAGTAGTAATAGAATCCGAAGGTGCAGACAAAAACGTGCAGTCAACTAATATGAGTCAGGTAAAAATAGACGTTAAAAACATCAAAAAATTACCTGCTTTTATGGGAGAGGTAGATGTCCTCAAAACCATTCAACTGCTACCTGGGGTACAATCTTCAGGGGAAGGTAGTTCTGGCTTTTATGTTCGTGGTGGTGGTCCTGACCAAAATCTAATTTTATTGGATGAAGCCACTGTTTATAACGCCTCTCACCTGTTTGGTTTTTTCTCGGTATTCAATGCAGATGCTATTAAGGATATCAACCTCATTAAAGGTGGTATGCCTGCCCAATATGGTGGGCGTTTAGCATCAGTACTAGACATCTCTATGAAAGAAGGAAACAGCAAAAAGTTTGAAGTAGATGGCGGTATAGGTCTTATATCATCAAAACTTACCTTACAAGGACCTATCAAAAAAGATACCAGTTCGTTTATCCTTTCTGGTCGAAGAACTTATATAGATGTATTGGTTAATCCTCTTATTAATGATACTTCAGCATTCAAAGGAACGGGCTATTACTTTTTTGACTTAACCTCTAAAGTAAATTATAGAATTTCTGATAAGGATAGACTCTTTTTGAGTGGTTACTTTGGTAGAGATGTATTTACTTTCAGAAATGCTGACCGAGGCTTTAAATTCGATATCCCTTGGGGAAATGCCACAGCATCTATGCGTTGGAATCATTTATTTAACGATAGGCTATTTGTCAATACATCGGTTATATTTAGTGATTATCAGTTCTCTTTCGGAGCAGAACAAAATGACTTTGAATTTAAACTCAATTCGAGTATTACCGATTGGAATACAAAAATTGATTTTTCCTATCTACCCAACTACAAACACAACATAAAATTCGGTTCTCACTTTACCTACCATACTTTTATTCCAGGTAGTGTAACAGGACGTTCTGGAGAAGTCGTTTTCGAACCTGAATCCATTTTCAAGCAATATTCCAACGAAGGAGCACTTTATGTATCTGATGATATTGAAGTTACAGAGGATTTAAAAATTCAAGCTGGGCTTCGATACAGCAGTTTTCAGTTTGGTGGCCCAGTAACTGTACGAAACTACTTCAAGAACGAATTGACTGGTGATACTGCCAATCATCACAGACATTTGGAGCCTCGCCTTTCCATGAGGTATAAATTGAATAAAAGCAGTTCGGTTAAAGCTTCATACACTCAAAATTACCAATACATTCATCTAGCATCATTGTCTAGTGTTTCTTTACCTACTGATTTATGGGTACCTAGCACCAAAATTGTAAAACCACAATATGGAAGACAATTTGCAGTCGGTTTATTCAAAAATTGGAAGGACAACAAATGGGAAACTTCCATTGAAGCCTACCATAAAAAAATGGATAACCTCATAGAATACAAAGAAGGGGCATTACCTGAAGATAATACTAATACAGCCTCTGACGAATCCTTTACATTTGGTGATGGTGAGTCTTACGGCTTGGAGTTTTTTATCAAAAGAAGATTAGGGAAAACCACTGGCTGGCTAGGTTATACCATTTCAAAAACAACACGTTACTTTGAAGAATTAAATAATGGTATTGGCTTCCCTGCCAAATACGACCGAACGCACGATTTATCCTTAACAGCTACTCACGAACTGAATGAAAACTGGGTACTATCGGCTGTCTTTGTTTATGCTACTGGAAATACATTAACTCCAGCTCTTGACAGATACATCATTGATGGGGATATTTATACCGAATTTGCCGATAGAAACAGCTATAGAATGCCAGCCTATCACCGCATGGATTTGTCAGCAACGTACACTAAAAATAAAGCTAACAAACGTTTTAACTCCTCGTGGAATTTTTCCATTTACAATGTTTATAATAGAGCCAACCCCTACTTCATTTATTTCGATGTGGAAGGTGATGGAAATTTAACAGATGGTGGTTTAGAACCTAAGGCTTTTCAGATATCCATATTCCCAATTATACCATCTGTAGCTTGGAATTTTAATTTTTAA
- a CDS encoding DUF4249 family protein — protein sequence MKKLIYYILPLLLLSSCEKFFEFEQEVGFSQESTETKIVVQSVIQTGYPAYAIVTKTQPYFSAVTDETINELFVTDANIQVSNAEGQTVELVNINDIPAFGIEEIDATLDSIAALFPGFYIEWPFDIILSPPYNTIAKSGERFNMTVVVDGDSLFATTTIPNEHLMDSLWFEIDELAPRPNLGNFWFHYSDPDTLGNTIMIEHKRLAHTKEVFWGDNPPQGTMPNSFTVKQTNDPLFAKALWGFVRNDFEGLNGTSFDTYFQRGNLSSTLSATFDEVIFEQDEEGYFKAGQTLLEHDKTVYPDTVLVRMSQIDNNSYLFWRSVDYQASSNGNPFAEPINLQSNVSNGYGVFYGQAAVYYKLIAKEDTTYIERYYPLITEIL from the coding sequence ATGAAAAAGTTAATCTATTACATATTACCTCTTTTACTACTTAGCAGTTGTGAAAAGTTTTTTGAATTTGAACAAGAAGTTGGTTTTTCTCAAGAAAGTACAGAAACTAAAATTGTTGTTCAGTCCGTCATTCAAACGGGCTATCCAGCTTATGCTATCGTAACAAAAACTCAACCATATTTCTCGGCAGTAACTGACGAAACTATAAACGAACTATTCGTAACTGATGCTAACATACAAGTATCCAATGCTGAAGGACAAACTGTTGAACTTGTTAATATAAACGATATTCCTGCGTTTGGCATTGAAGAAATTGACGCAACCTTAGACTCTATAGCAGCTTTGTTTCCGGGTTTTTACATTGAATGGCCATTCGATATCATCTTATCCCCCCCCTACAATACTATAGCCAAGTCAGGAGAGCGTTTTAATATGACCGTTGTCGTTGATGGTGATTCTCTTTTTGCCACAACTACTATTCCTAATGAACATCTTATGGATAGCTTATGGTTTGAAATTGACGAGTTAGCACCACGACCCAATCTAGGTAATTTTTGGTTTCACTATTCAGACCCCGATACTTTGGGCAATACCATAATGATAGAACATAAACGTCTAGCTCACACTAAAGAAGTTTTTTGGGGGGACAATCCACCACAAGGAACAATGCCTAATTCTTTTACCGTCAAGCAAACTAACGACCCTCTTTTTGCAAAGGCACTTTGGGGTTTTGTTAGAAATGATTTTGAAGGTCTTAACGGCACTTCTTTCGACACTTATTTTCAAAGAGGTAATTTAAGTTCTACTCTCTCAGCAACTTTTGATGAGGTAATTTTCGAACAAGACGAGGAAGGCTATTTCAAAGCTGGACAAACTCTGCTAGAACACGATAAAACTGTTTACCCCGACACCGTATTGGTGAGAATGAGTCAAATAGATAATAACTCCTATTTGTTTTGGCGTTCTGTAGATTATCAAGCTAGTAGTAATGGCAATCCTTTTGCAGAACCCATCAACTTGCAATCGAATGTATCTAACGGATATGGTGTATTCTATGGACAGGCTGCCGTTTACTACAAACTTATTGCCAAAGAAGACACTACATATATTGAAAGATACTACCCACTTATCACAGAAATATTATAA
- the trxB gene encoding thioredoxin-disulfide reductase: MSEEIENIEVLIIGSGPAGYTAAIYAARADLKPVVIQGLQPGGQLTTTTEVDNYPGYPNGVDGTKMMEDFKAQAERFDTDTRWGMVTKVDFSERPFKVEIDGNKNVLAQTVIIATGASAKWLGIPDEERLNGFGVSACAVCDGFFYKGQEVVVVGAGDTAAEEATYLAKLCTKVTMLVRRDEMRASKAMQKRVFKTDNITVLFNHETKSINGEKGVESVTAYNNQTKEETVIPATGFFVAIGHKPNTDLFKGQLDMDDNGYLIVEAGTSKTKIDGVFAAGDVADHVYRQAVTSAGTGCMAALDAERFLAAQD; encoded by the coding sequence ATGTCGGAAGAAATAGAAAACATTGAAGTCTTAATTATCGGCTCTGGACCTGCAGGATATACTGCTGCTATATATGCCGCTCGTGCTGATTTAAAACCTGTTGTAATACAAGGATTGCAACCTGGCGGACAGCTAACAACCACCACAGAAGTTGATAACTATCCTGGTTATCCAAACGGTGTAGATGGCACTAAAATGATGGAAGACTTCAAAGCTCAGGCTGAGCGTTTTGATACCGATACTCGATGGGGAATGGTTACTAAAGTGGATTTTTCTGAAAGACCATTTAAAGTGGAGATTGATGGCAACAAAAATGTGTTAGCACAAACTGTAATTATTGCAACAGGAGCTTCTGCCAAATGGCTTGGCATTCCTGATGAAGAAAGACTAAATGGTTTTGGTGTTTCTGCCTGTGCCGTTTGCGATGGTTTTTTCTATAAAGGTCAAGAAGTTGTAGTAGTTGGTGCTGGTGATACAGCAGCTGAAGAAGCTACCTACTTAGCTAAGTTATGTACTAAGGTAACTATGTTAGTTCGAAGAGACGAAATGAGAGCCTCTAAAGCCATGCAGAAAAGAGTATTTAAAACGGATAACATTACGGTACTTTTCAACCACGAAACTAAAAGCATTAATGGTGAAAAAGGTGTTGAAAGTGTAACTGCTTATAACAACCAAACTAAAGAAGAAACGGTGATTCCTGCAACTGGCTTTTTTGTAGCCATCGGACACAAACCAAATACCGACTTATTCAAAGGTCAATTGGATATGGACGATAATGGTTATTTGATAGTGGAAGCTGGAACATCTAAAACTAAGATAGATGGTGTTTTTGCTGCTGGTGACGTAGCAGACCATGTGTATCGTCAAGCCGTAACTTCTGCCGGAACTGGCTGTATGGCAGCACTAGATGCAGAGCGTTTTTTAGCTGCTCAAGATTAA
- a CDS encoding RidA family protein: MKKVIYTKNAPEAIGPYSQAILSNNTLYTSGQIAINPINGDLIMDSITNETHQVMKNLQAVLEAAEMNFSHVLKCTIFLKDMNQYADINSVYAEYFDEAPPAREAVQVSVLPKNVNVEISLIAHKL, translated from the coding sequence ATGAAAAAAGTGATTTATACAAAAAATGCACCTGAGGCTATAGGTCCATATAGTCAAGCTATACTATCTAACAACACCTTATACACCTCAGGTCAAATTGCTATAAATCCTATTAATGGCGATTTGATAATGGATTCTATTACAAATGAAACCCACCAAGTCATGAAAAATCTACAAGCAGTTTTAGAAGCCGCTGAAATGAATTTTTCCCATGTTTTGAAATGCACTATCTTTTTAAAAGATATGAATCAATATGCAGACATCAATTCAGTATATGCAGAGTACTTCGATGAAGCCCCTCCAGCACGAGAGGCCGTTCAAGTTAGTGTATTACCCAAAAATGTAAATGTGGAAATATCTCTAATAGCTCATAAATTATGA
- a CDS encoding T9SS type A sorting domain-containing protein, translating to MKRRQALKSFISASILPFLPFKQLFAQDECITTDDILGPYFIEGAPNISNIAPAVSEVPRLYITGTVYAKDCVTPIPNALIDVWQANNDGAYEDIDYRGKIYTDDAGNYAFESIQPGKYLNGSYYRPSHIHYKVVYKNNPEFVTQLYFEGDTSLDIDPWASDPSAVDRIIPLTVDDNSNLNGVFDIYLDVDIATVNTIDYNRNDIASKILSIAPNPILENFELSFYCNNKSEVSIDICDVMGRKATTLYQSSCNKQLHQIQLKKPNLKAGLYVVRLAVDGRKVDAKRVLIP from the coding sequence ATGAAAAGAAGACAAGCCTTAAAATCGTTCATTAGTGCCTCTATCCTACCCTTTTTACCCTTCAAACAGTTGTTTGCTCAAGACGAATGCATTACTACAGATGATATACTAGGCCCTTACTTTATAGAAGGAGCACCAAACATTAGCAATATAGCTCCTGCTGTTAGTGAAGTACCACGATTATACATTACTGGCACTGTTTACGCTAAAGATTGTGTAACGCCTATTCCAAATGCTCTAATAGATGTATGGCAAGCCAATAATGATGGTGCATATGAAGATATAGACTACAGAGGTAAAATCTATACCGACGATGCTGGAAATTACGCTTTTGAAAGTATTCAACCCGGTAAATACTTAAACGGAAGTTATTACCGACCAAGTCACATACATTATAAGGTAGTCTATAAAAACAATCCTGAGTTTGTCACCCAATTATACTTTGAAGGTGATACCTCCCTAGACATTGACCCCTGGGCTTCTGACCCCTCAGCAGTAGATAGAATCATACCTTTGACTGTTGATGACAATTCAAATTTAAATGGTGTTTTTGATATTTATCTTGACGTTGATATAGCAACAGTAAATACCATAGACTACAATAGAAACGATATTGCTAGTAAGATACTATCCATTGCCCCTAATCCCATTTTAGAAAATTTTGAACTTAGTTTTTACTGCAACAATAAGTCGGAAGTTAGTATTGATATATGTGATGTTATGGGACGTAAGGCAACAACATTGTATCAAAGTAGCTGCAACAAACAATTGCATCAAATACAATTAAAAAAGCCCAATCTAAAAGCTGGGCTTTATGTTGTTCGTTTGGCTGTTGACGGTAGAAAAGTAGATGCTAAGCGAGTGCTTATTCCTTAA
- a CDS encoding HDIG domain-containing protein, producing MRFNFPSEIRNNYFKIQKVVVFLLATILIVWMFPNKASFKFEFQKGKPWMHETLIAPYDFPVYKSNEQLVDEQEQLRNNIKLTFVLDESVYDIKAEEFISNFEQKWSTDKKVSKDARFTFFNLNKKKKNKTKKEKLADYGLKVLKDLYTTGIIQMVDDIEFKEADYELIVMKDNVGKLVPLGELYTIETASKKAYELKNISEEESNFLAPLILEMLKQNVFYDEDATSKMLNSELKAISKGLGMVQRGEVIISQGELVTESNFQELESYRQRYEGENWQDGSENWLSLGQSLLVLVAFLILFLFLKQFRIDVFNDNKKITFILTLIVLMVLMGSLSLMASNKLIFLMPFCLLPIIMKAFFDTRLALFTHLIAIIIIGFIVPNSFEFIYLQLMAGIVSILSVLQMYKRAQLFVSAAKIIAIYFVAYFAMALTQEGSVDNIDWMNFVWFAGNGALTLFAYPLIFAFEKTFSLVSDMSLLELSDTNSPLLRELAQKAPGTFQHSIQVANLAEEGILEIGGNALLVRAGALYHDIGKMKNPQFFIENQISGINPHDDLSFEESADVIIKHVKNGISLAKENNLPDELIDFIRTHHGTTMVGYFYKQYVASFPDEIEAAEKFTYPGPKPFSKETAVLMMADSVEAAARSLKSPTLENIDKLVESIINTQIDNEQFVNADITMKSITEIKKLFKKKLQSIHHVRVEY from the coding sequence ATGCGATTTAACTTCCCTTCTGAAATAAGGAATAATTACTTTAAAATTCAAAAAGTTGTTGTTTTCCTTCTGGCAACCATTCTTATTGTATGGATGTTTCCTAACAAAGCATCTTTTAAGTTTGAGTTTCAAAAGGGCAAGCCTTGGATGCACGAAACCTTAATCGCTCCTTATGATTTCCCTGTTTACAAATCTAACGAACAGTTGGTTGATGAGCAGGAGCAATTGCGTAACAACATCAAGCTAACTTTTGTATTGGATGAATCGGTGTATGATATCAAAGCCGAAGAATTTATATCCAATTTTGAGCAAAAATGGTCTACTGATAAAAAGGTGTCTAAAGATGCTCGTTTTACTTTTTTTAACCTCAATAAAAAGAAGAAGAATAAAACAAAGAAGGAAAAATTAGCCGATTATGGTTTGAAGGTTCTTAAAGACTTGTACACAACTGGTATCATTCAAATGGTTGATGATATTGAATTTAAGGAAGCCGATTATGAACTTATTGTAATGAAAGATAATGTTGGTAAGCTCGTTCCTTTAGGAGAGTTGTACACCATAGAAACAGCTTCCAAAAAGGCTTATGAACTAAAAAATATTTCCGAGGAAGAATCCAATTTCTTAGCACCTTTGATATTAGAAATGCTCAAGCAAAATGTCTTTTATGACGAAGATGCTACATCTAAAATGTTGAATAGTGAACTGAAAGCTATTTCTAAGGGCTTAGGCATGGTTCAACGTGGCGAGGTAATTATCTCACAAGGTGAATTAGTTACTGAAAGTAATTTTCAAGAATTAGAATCTTATCGTCAGCGATATGAAGGTGAAAATTGGCAAGATGGTTCAGAAAACTGGCTGAGTTTAGGACAGTCCTTATTAGTATTAGTGGCTTTTTTGATTTTATTCTTATTTCTCAAACAATTTAGGATTGATGTATTCAACGATAATAAGAAAATCACTTTTATTCTTACTCTTATCGTTTTAATGGTTTTGATGGGTTCTCTTTCTTTAATGGCAAGTAACAAGCTCATCTTTTTAATGCCTTTCTGCTTGTTACCCATCATTATGAAAGCCTTTTTTGATACACGTTTAGCTTTGTTTACTCATTTAATAGCTATCATCATTATTGGCTTTATTGTGCCTAATAGCTTTGAGTTTATCTATTTGCAGTTAATGGCTGGAATTGTATCCATTTTATCTGTTTTACAGATGTATAAACGAGCTCAGCTCTTTGTTTCTGCTGCTAAAATCATCGCTATTTATTTTGTTGCTTATTTCGCTATGGCACTCACTCAAGAGGGTAGTGTTGATAATATCGATTGGATGAATTTTGTTTGGTTTGCTGGAAATGGTGCCCTGACCTTATTTGCTTATCCTTTGATATTTGCTTTTGAAAAAACGTTCTCTTTGGTATCTGATATGTCACTGTTAGAGTTGTCAGACACCAATAGCCCATTATTGAGAGAATTGGCTCAAAAAGCACCCGGTACGTTTCAACACTCTATACAAGTGGCTAATCTAGCCGAAGAAGGAATTCTTGAAATTGGAGGTAATGCTTTGTTGGTACGAGCTGGTGCTTTATATCACGATATTGGTAAAATGAAGAATCCTCAATTTTTTATAGAAAATCAAATTTCTGGAATAAACCCCCACGATGATTTGAGTTTTGAGGAAAGTGCTGACGTTATTATTAAGCACGTAAAAAATGGCATTAGTTTAGCTAAAGAAAATAACTTACCTGATGAACTGATAGACTTTATACGGACACATCATGGTACTACTATGGTGGGCTATTTTTATAAGCAGTATGTAGCGAGTTTTCCTGATGAGATTGAGGCTGCGGAAAAATTTACTTACCCTGGCCCTAAACCTTTCTCCAAAGAAACTGCCGTTCTGATGATGGCCGACTCAGTGGAAGCTGCTGCCAGGAGTTTAAAGTCACCAACTTTAGAAAATATCGATAAGTTAGTGGAGAGTATCATCAATACTCAAATAGACAACGAACAATTTGTGAATGCCGATATTACTATGAAATCCATTACGGAGATAAAGAAATTGTTTAAAAAGAAATTACAGAGCATACACCACGTGAGGGTGGAGTACTGA
- a CDS encoding acetyl-CoA C-acyltransferase encodes MKEVVIVSAVRTPMGSFGGSLSSVSATTLGGVAIKGALEKVSLSADKVDEVYMGNVLQANLGQAPARQAAMAAGLSQEVPCTTINKVCSSGMKSIMLATQSIMCGDNDIVIAGGMENMSSVPHYFAKGRDGQKLGDMKLIDGLVKDGLTDVYNKVHMGNCAELCAKEMNFSREQQDAFAIESYNRSASAWENGKFKDEVVPVTVPQRRGDDLIVSEDEEYKNVKMDKIPNLRPVFDKDGTVTAANASTLNDGAAALLLMSAEKAKELDLKPLAKIRSYADAAHQPEWFTTAPAKALPIALDKANLSTSDVDYFELNEAFSVVGLANIEKLGLDAAKVNVNGGAVSLGHPLGCSGARIIVTLLHVLQQNHAKIGAAGICNGGGGASAMVVEMI; translated from the coding sequence ATGAAAGAAGTAGTTATCGTATCGGCCGTAAGAACTCCAATGGGAAGTTTTGGAGGTAGTTTATCAAGTGTTTCTGCTACAACATTAGGTGGCGTTGCTATAAAAGGTGCATTAGAAAAAGTCAGCCTATCAGCAGATAAGGTAGATGAAGTTTATATGGGTAATGTACTCCAAGCCAACTTAGGTCAAGCTCCAGCACGACAAGCCGCTATGGCCGCTGGTCTCTCTCAAGAAGTACCTTGCACGACGATTAATAAAGTATGTTCTTCAGGTATGAAATCCATCATGTTAGCCACACAAAGTATAATGTGTGGTGATAACGATATCGTCATAGCTGGTGGTATGGAAAATATGTCTAGCGTACCTCATTACTTCGCTAAAGGAAGAGATGGTCAGAAGCTAGGAGATATGAAGTTAATAGATGGCTTAGTAAAAGACGGACTAACGGACGTTTACAATAAAGTACACATGGGAAATTGTGCCGAATTGTGTGCTAAAGAGATGAACTTTAGTAGAGAACAACAAGATGCCTTTGCTATTGAATCATACAACAGAAGTGCTAGTGCATGGGAAAATGGCAAGTTTAAAGACGAAGTTGTTCCAGTAACAGTACCTCAAAGACGAGGAGATGACCTCATCGTATCTGAAGATGAAGAATACAAAAATGTAAAGATGGATAAAATTCCTAATCTACGCCCTGTATTCGATAAAGATGGTACAGTAACTGCGGCCAATGCATCGACCCTAAATGATGGTGCCGCTGCTCTATTACTTATGAGTGCCGAAAAGGCTAAGGAATTAGATCTAAAACCTTTAGCTAAAATACGTAGCTATGCCGATGCAGCCCATCAACCAGAATGGTTCACTACTGCTCCTGCTAAAGCCTTACCCATTGCCTTGGATAAGGCCAATCTATCTACTAGCGATGTAGATTACTTCGAATTAAACGAAGCGTTTTCTGTAGTAGGACTAGCCAACATAGAAAAATTAGGGCTTGACGCTGCTAAGGTAAACGTCAATGGTGGTGCAGTATCTTTGGGACACCCACTAGGTTGCTCAGGAGCACGAATTATCGTTACTCTATTGCATGTTCTTCAGCAAAACCATGCTAAAATCGGAGCAGCAGGAATTTGCAACGGTGGTGGCGGTGCATCTGCTATGGTTGTAGAAATGATTTAA
- a CDS encoding C40 family peptidase: MKYGISELAIVPIRAEASDKAEMVNQVLFGEHFKVLESRVKWSKIRLAHDKYEGWICNKQWSEIDKNTYEELERHDPTLTTELLDMVVKDTHQTVPLGSTLPFYQEHQFQINDNVYSHQGESTTGYKDKAMMVDNAMLYLNTPYLWGGRTPFGIDCSGFTQMIYRLHGKEIPRDAYQQAEIGTTLSFIEESEAGDLAFFDNNEGKIIHVGIILENNFIIHASGKVRIDRLDQQGIFNAEERKHTHKLRLIKSIL; the protein is encoded by the coding sequence ATGAAATACGGAATTTCAGAATTAGCAATAGTACCTATACGTGCCGAAGCATCCGACAAAGCAGAGATGGTCAATCAAGTTCTCTTTGGCGAACATTTCAAAGTATTAGAATCTCGAGTAAAATGGAGCAAAATACGTTTAGCACACGACAAATACGAAGGTTGGATTTGCAACAAACAGTGGTCAGAAATAGACAAAAACACCTACGAGGAACTTGAACGTCATGACCCTACCCTAACTACCGAATTGTTAGATATGGTAGTTAAAGACACCCATCAAACTGTACCTTTGGGTAGTACACTCCCGTTTTACCAAGAACATCAGTTTCAAATAAACGATAATGTCTACAGTCATCAAGGAGAAAGCACAACAGGCTATAAGGACAAAGCTATGATGGTGGATAATGCTATGCTATACCTCAACACACCTTATCTGTGGGGAGGCAGAACACCTTTTGGAATTGATTGCTCTGGTTTTACGCAGATGATTTACCGTTTGCACGGAAAAGAAATTCCTAGAGACGCCTACCAACAAGCAGAAATTGGAACAACACTTAGTTTCATAGAAGAATCAGAAGCTGGTGATTTAGCCTTTTTCGATAACAACGAAGGCAAAATTATTCACGTTGGCATCATCTTGGAGAATAACTTCATTATTCACGCCTCTGGAAAAGTGCGTATAGACCGACTCGACCAACAGGGCATCTTCAACGCCGAAGAACGCAAACATACCCACAAACTCAGGCTCATTAAAAGCATTCTATAA
- a CDS encoding trypsin-like peptidase domain-containing protein, whose translation MKKLTIFAYLVLGGVLFQITQAFIDNKVFANTSFFVTTKNKSNTQTDFTYAAEKSLEAVVHIKSKIMEDEYYRYYHPFFGQGYYNQPTEKVASGSGVIISKDGYVVTNKHVINEAEEIEVVLNDKRSYTAELLGTDPNTDLALLKINAQTLEHLTFSDSDSIKVGEWVLAVGNPFNLNSTVTAGIVSAKARSINILNRRNGIESFIQTDAAINPGNSGGALVNTNGDLVGINTAIQSNTGSYTGYGFAIPANMVQKVVSDLKNYGEVRRAYIGIHIADINQEMAKKLALNGVEGVLITDVLKDGAAKKAGIESYDVLISINDVEVNSVSQLHEQIIKFSPGDEIICQIKRNGNLQTIEIELES comes from the coding sequence ATGAAGAAATTAACCATTTTTGCTTATCTGGTTTTAGGAGGCGTTCTCTTTCAGATAACACAAGCATTTATAGATAACAAGGTATTCGCAAACACATCATTTTTTGTAACTACTAAAAACAAATCCAATACACAAACAGATTTCACTTATGCCGCCGAAAAATCTCTTGAGGCAGTCGTACACATCAAATCCAAAATTATGGAAGATGAATACTATCGATATTATCACCCTTTTTTTGGTCAAGGCTATTACAACCAACCAACCGAGAAAGTAGCTAGTGGTTCTGGAGTCATCATTTCAAAAGATGGATACGTAGTAACAAATAAGCACGTTATTAATGAAGCTGAAGAAATAGAAGTCGTGCTCAACGATAAACGCAGTTATACAGCAGAATTATTAGGCACAGATCCTAATACCGATTTGGCATTACTAAAAATTAATGCTCAAACTTTGGAACACCTTACTTTTAGTGATTCGGATTCCATCAAAGTAGGCGAATGGGTTTTAGCAGTAGGTAATCCATTTAACCTTAACTCTACTGTAACAGCTGGCATTGTCAGTGCCAAAGCAAGAAGTATCAATATATTGAACAGAAGAAATGGCATAGAATCCTTTATACAAACCGATGCTGCTATAAATCCTGGCAATTCGGGAGGAGCTTTAGTTAATACCAATGGTGATTTAGTCGGCATTAATACAGCCATACAATCCAATACAGGTTCTTATACAGGATATGGATTTGCTATACCTGCCAATATGGTTCAGAAAGTGGTCTCTGACCTCAAAAATTATGGTGAAGTCAGACGTGCCTACATCGGCATTCATATTGCTGACATTAACCAAGAAATGGCTAAAAAACTAGCTTTAAACGGCGTGGAAGGTGTTCTTATAACTGATGTACTAAAAGATGGTGCTGCCAAAAAAGCTGGAATTGAAAGCTACGATGTTTTGATTAGCATCAATGATGTCGAGGTAAATAGTGTCAGTCAATTACATGAACAAATTATTAAATTTAGTCCTGGTGACGAAATAATTTGCCAAATTAAACGCAATGGAAATTTACAGACTATTGAGATTGAGTTAGAGAGTTGA